GTGCGCGAGCAGTCCTCCGGCCGATGCGTTCTCAATCAAAGCAGGTAGCAGTCGTCGGGAGGTCTTGCAAGACGTGCCGCCGTCCGTCGGTCGGGACGCGGCCACGGCTGCTTATGTCCGGGCTCAGGGGCCGTAGGTGCGACCGCGGTCAGGCCGCCTCTCATAGAGTGTCAATTACCCTTCGTCTCCACGGCCACGAAATCTCGCTTGATTCTTTCCATGGCCTCGTGGACACGGGCATACTCAGGTCGGCGGTCGACGATGCTGTCGTAAAAGCAGCCTCTTCGCGCCGCACGAGGAGCGGCATAAAAGAGGCTTCTGGCGCCCGATGGGCCTGCGCTAGATAGGCCCAATCCCTGAAGGCGATGACCAGGACTCGTTCGTCTGGTTTGGTGTTGTCCTGGATGAACCTAGTTTCAGTCTCTGTGATTTGGTCAAAGTCCTCCCGCCACACGGCGGGAGGCGTAGACACGAACGGCCATTTCAGAAGGCTGGGATAAGTTGCGTATGATCGCAGACCATAGAGGTGCGGATTGTTCCTGTCCTGCACGAATAGCAGCGCAGGGACGGTCGCAACTGCCACTGCGCCACCGGAGGCCTTTTGGAACGTCGGTTGCCATCCCGGCTGAAAACTGGCGAACGATCTGGAGCGGCAGATTGTACATTGTGCTCCAGCTAAGGTCCCATTTGATGGGCGTGCTTCCCCATCCCGTGCCGTACAGGACTAGTGGACGGAAGCATTCGATCAGGAACGTCAGGGAGAGAACTCTTGGATCCACAGTCCCCAATTATTTGCCCTGCGCTTCTACCACTACAGCGTTATTGAACAATCCCGCGAACCCGATGGTTGCCTTCCAGCATTGTATGTTCGCGTCGGGAATTACCGACAGCGAAGCTCTCAATCGCTGATAGCGTGGATGTCTATTTTCACCAGATTTCAGGTGGCGAGCGCACCCGTTCCGTCGCTGAGTCTTGGACCGCGGCAGCCGTCACCCTCGAAGATGAACCAGCTGAGTGCTTAAGATCGAGCTGGACCGGTAGAGCAAGGGGGACGACGATGGAATCGACTAGCGTCCGGGAGACCCTGTCGCGTGGTCTACCGAGCTCCGGAGGCCGGATCTTCACACGCGGGTGAGGGCAGAGCCAATAACCAGGCCGCCGCACGGACGCCTGGCCGGTCGCAAGGTGGCCGATACTCGGCTCTTGCCAAAGGGGCCGTCTCTCCGTCCTTCAACTGCATCAGTTCACCGCGGCCTTCTGTGGCTGAAGGGTTCTCTTTGAAGATCGCGGTCAGAAGCTCGACGAAGCCAATGTCGTCGGGCCGCGGAATTCCCGGCGCAGCGTGGTAGCGCCAAGTCTCGCGGCGTGGGGGGCAAGGAAAGATCTCAAGGTAGGAAACCGAGCAGTTGCCGCCCGCAACGAAGCTGGGATTGGTAAAATCGCCGCAGAAATCGGTGTAGATAAACGATCGCGCTCGATTTTGGTCACGCAAGATCGTCTGTGCCACGTTCATGTCATTGCCGCCGAGGCATCGCGAGCGGAATGGGAGGACATAGGCATCTTCGATTTGGAGCTTTACAACCTTTGGCTCGGGATCGGCGAGCAAGGCTGCTCGAGTTTGCCGCAGCATGTCTCCAGTGAACAACCCGTCATACAGCAGCCATTTGGAATCATGAGCCAACGACAATGCGAAGATCGTGATCACGCCGCCTGCGACCGCTGCACGTACGCGCAATCCCGGGATCGCCTGTATACCAGTCGCCATCAGAATCAAGATGCCAAGCTGCGAGGGAAAGAGCAGTCTCGACTCCCCCCGCGCCACGTCGCCATAAACTCCGGCAAGTGCGTAGGGCAGGGCGCCAATGACGGCAATCGCGGCTCCCAACATCAGCAGCATTTTCGCACTTTGGGTCGAGCTGCGGCTCCTTAGTACCCAGGGCGCCCACAATGCGGTTGAAGAGAACAGCACGAAACCGACGACCGCGGCCAATGTGAGTATGCTGGAAACAGGACGTCCCAGGAGGGCGAACCCGCGGGAATAGGCGTAGGCGAGGCCGCGCGGGAAGGCCATGAGATGAGCCGATATTGCGTTGCCGACGACGGCAAAGTCAGGCACGAAGCCATATTGTCCGGAGTAGTGACCGCTCTTTCCCAGGATCGTGAGCCGCAGCACGATGACAGTTGCGACGGCCAGCCAGAACGGCGCGAGCCGCGCAAGCGTCCGCGTCCATCGTTCGTCAGCAGATCGGGCCAGCACGACGCGAAGTGGCTCGCAGGCGATCAAGGTCTCCAGAGACAAAGAGAAAAGCAGACAGAACGGTGCGGCCCATCGAAGCGCCCGTACCTTCGAATGGGTCAATTCGTAGGACAGCAAATAGAAGAGCAGGAAGAAATCATAGATAGCATTCTGCGTCAGGCGAATTGCATAGAACGGGCTGAGTAGGAAGAGGGCCGTGAAGAGTGCCGCGATCTGCCTCGTTTGCGGCGATCTGAAGAAGATGGCGTAGAGCAATATGCCGTTCACAAGATGGCAACTCAGCCCCCCGAGCCGCGCGGCGACTTCGGGCATGCCGGGCAGAGCCACGACGAACAGCGTCATGGGAATCGCGAAACCGGCATGGGCTGCTTCCCACAGCACGCGAGCAAGGCCGCCTGCGCCTTCAGTCCAATAGATGTAGTAAACCGTCCAATCGTCGCCGAAGACCTCACGCGCGAATAGTGCGGGCAGGCTCGCAACAATAGCGAGAACCGCACCCACCCAAACATATCCAATGCCTAATCGGCCGCGCGATGGGGAAGTCGTGGTGCCCAGGTCGGTTTTCGAGCGAAAATGGTCGGAACTGGCAAAGTCGGTCATAGCCCTAGTCCAAGCCGCGTCCGGCCAGATGCTCGGCGGCCAGCACCGCGATCAGCGGGAATGGTTACCGGAAATTTCAGCGATATTCTGAAGATGAGGGTATCCCATAGCAGAACTACGATCGCAAATCCGAGAACAATTTGCGGATACAGGAGCGAGAGGGCGCCAAGTCCAAGTCCCATCAATATCAACGTGGCCGCGCCGACGAAGCATTCGTCCACGAGCCGAGCGCGTTCATGCTTGATGAGAGAGAACGTCAGGCCGAGGGTGGTGGGCAGGTGCACCTTGGCTGCTGCCATAGCTTGATCTTGTCCGCTGTTGCCCATTGCTAAACCGGCGCGGCGTCAGTCCGTTCGGCACCGGCCCCTGCGCGGACCTTGCTGAAACTGGCGCGCTCCGGTGCGACCAGCCACACCAGGCCGCCGAACAGTCCCACGATCAGGCCGCTGAGACCGAGCAAGACCGATATTGCGAGTGCCTTGTCGGAAGCGATTCCGACCAGGCCGAGCGCGGCAACCATTGCGCCTTCTCGCACGCCCCATCCGCCAATCGAGATCGGAACCGCAGAAGATAGAATGACAAGCGGAACAAGAACGAATGCGTCGAGCGGGGAGAGCGGCGCGTCGAGGCCGATCGCAAGGACGTAACAGGCCGTGACCATAATCAGGTTGATGACAATGGCGGCTGCAATCAGCATCCCGCGGCCTTCGGCCGCCAGCAGCGGAGCCCTGACCAGCATCGCGAATTCCACGACCCGGGCCGGCAGAGCGGCGATCATGCGAGATGGCCAGCGTTCCAGCGTGACAAGGGCGACGAGGCCGAAACACGCAAATACGAGAACGATGACGATTGCAAAGACGAGCGAGTTGTCACGGATCCGTGGCAGCAGAAACGGCATTCCTGCCAATATGACGGCCCCGAGCGCCAGCAGTGCCAGGAAGCGATCGGCCACGATGCTGCCGATCGTTTGCGACCATTGCACACCATTCCGCCGCAGCATCCAGATCCGGACCGCGTCACCCCCCGCGGGCAGCACCTGATTGAAAAAGGTGCTGATGATGAGGATACGCCAGCCCGCCAGCCAGCCCAGGGGCACGCTCATGGCGCGGAGGATCAGGATCCAGCGGTGGCAGAGAATGAAGGTCTGGGCGAACAGCAGCAACACCGCAAGCGCCAGCATATTCAATTTGACGGCGAGAAGGTCCGCTTTCAGGGACGACAAGTCCTGGCTGCGCAGGAGCAAGACCAGGATCCCGATCGAGACGGCGAACTTGGCCAGAGTAGCCAGTGCTTTTGCAGGCCGCTTCATCGGCTGGTGTCGTCCTCGATCATTCACGGCGGCATAGTCAAGCAGCGATAGCGGTCGAAGTCTATCTTCTCGCCAGATGCTCCGCCGCGAGCGTACCAGTTCTTGTGACGTAGACCTCGACAGCGGCAGCGTCGCTGCCATCGGGGGCCCAGTCGGGAAATGCGGTGCGGGAAGGATCGAACGGGCCGGCGGTGGTTTCGTGAAACACCAGCCACTCCGAGGTGATCAGGATCGAGTGGAACACCTGCTCGGGCATCCGGTAGTAGCAGCGCTTGCCCTGGCCGTAAGGCGCCATCTCGAGCACGTCGCGGATCCGCCCGTCGTCCTCGAAGATCACCACCTGCGCTTTGCCTTCGATGACGTGGAAGGACTCCGGTTTGCCGAAATGCTTGTGGGGCCGGACATAGGCCTCGCGATGATGCACGATCAGCATCTCGTGCAGGCCCGACGAGGGATCGGGATGGGTGCACAGTCGGCTGCGGAGACGCGGGTTGCCTGCGGCGATGCGCTTCAGTTCCGCGATCGTGGCGTCGTCCGCCGTGACGATGGCATCGTCCGAATAATACACTTCCGGATTTTGCGCGCGCAGCGAGGTCGGCCGGTGCAGGCCGGCTTCATTCGAAGAAGATGAACCCATGGTCGCCCCGATAACCGCATTTGTCGTAGATCCAGGCCCACGTCTCCGGACCATGGAAGCTCAGGCAGGTGAGCTGCCAGTAGAGGAGGTTGGCCTTCTCGCTCTCGTTGCGGAACGATTCCACCATCAAATATTTTGAGGCACCGCGCCCGACGCGCTCGATCTCCGTCACGGCGCGGAAGACATCCTCGAGCGGAAGATTGTGCAGCACGCCGAGCGAGACCACGAGGTCGAAACTGTGGTCGGCGTAGGGAAGCTCGACGGCGCTGCCGACCTTGAGCTGCGGCCGCACCTCCTCCTTGGCATTGGCGATGCCGTAGTCGGAGATGTCGATGCCGGCGATGGTCACGTCGGGGACGAGCTGGGTGAATTCGTAGAGCAGGTAACCCTTGCCGCAGCCGACATCGAGCACGCTCATGCCAGGTTTGATGCCGTAGCGATCGATCAGGGTCTGGGCGAGCGGACGCCACCGTCCGTCGTAGCGATACCCGCCATAGCCATAGCGGCGGTCGCCGTCCCAGTAATCACGCCCCCATTGCCGTGCCACGGTCGCGGATTCCGCCTTGTCGTGCTCGACGACCCGCTGAACGTAGTTCCGCTTGGTCGAGGCGTGCATCGGCTGAAGCAGGTTGATCTCGGCCATGATCGTCAACCGTTCCGTGTCATCGTCACAGGATGGTCGCGTATTTGTTGACGAGCAGAATATCCTCGACCGCCTGGATGCCCTCTCGCGAGGACAGCGTGATCTCCTCGACGGCGGCGTGCAGATCGCAGCCCTCGCGCAGCACGCGGTCGTAGATCTCCCGTCGGCGCGCCTCGTCGGGCGGCAGCATGAAGATGCTGTAGAGGATCAGGCCGTTCAGGCGGGGCAGCTCGTCCACGATGTCTTCGAGCACCATGTAGCTGCCCGGCATGATGTGCTCGACGGCGCTGAGCAGGTATTGCAGGTTCTTCCGCCGCGCGTAGTCGCGGATCACGATGTTCTGGACGTGCTGCGGGGTGCGGCTGCCGTTCAGCGGCCGGGCGCCGATATAGCCGCGATGGCCGGCTCGCTCAGCCATGGAAGCCTCCCGGCAGCTTGTATTGCATGCCGACCCGTGTCGCCGGGCGCAGCAGGATCGGCTCGAAGAACTCGCCGAAGCGCTTGTCCGCGTAGGGCGACATGATGCTCTTGAAGCGGCAGTTCATGCTCCAGCGCGTGCCGGGCTCCTCGTTGATGCGATTGCCGTGCATCAGGGTCTGGTTGAACAGCATCACGTGACCGTAGGGAATCTCGATGAAGGTCGCGTGCGGCTTGATCGTCTTGTACAGCTCCTCGGCGCTGCGCAGGCTCGCCATCCGGTCCTGCATGTCGCCGTTCAGGGACGGCGGCAGCAGATACATCGCCTTGGTGCGGTGGACGTTCACCAGCGGCACCCACACCACGACCTCGAACGGCGAGTCGCCCGACCAGACATCGGAGTGCGTCGCGAGCAGCGAGGAATCGTCGCCGGGCATCTGGATGCTGAGATTGACGCGGCGCTGCATGCAGAGCTCGTTGCCGACGATGGTCTCGATCGTCGAGCGCGCCAGGCGGAAATAGGTCGGCCGGAACCAGGGCTCGGCATTGAGACCGTTGAAGACGTGGAGCCGCAGGCCGTTGAGATCGTCCACGCTCACGCGCGTGTGGATGGTGTCGAGCATCGCGTAGGGGTCGTTGCTGTGCGGCAGCTTCAGATAGTCCGCGGCAAGTTCTGCGGCGCGCCGCTGGATCCGGTCGAGCCCGGCGCGGTCATCGGCGGGCGTCGTGACGAAGCCGTTGTCGATGAAGCGTTGCGCCAGCGCCTGCTCGTCGGCCTGGAGGAAGTCCGTATCGATCATGCAAAATACTCCCGGGCGGTCGCACAAATATAGCTGATGTCGGCGGCCGAGAGGAACTGGTTGATCGGGAGCGTGAGGATCTGGTCTGCCTGCCGCTCCGTCACCGGAAACGCGCCACGGCCGTGACCCAGATGCGCTGCCGAGGGCTGGAGGTGGATCGGTACCGGATAATGGATCGCGGTCTCGATCCCCTTGTCGGCCAGATATTTCTGGAAGTCGTTGCGACGGTCGGTCTGCACGACGAACGTGTGGAAGGTGTTGAACTCGATGTTCCGGCAGGGCGGAATGAACAGGGGGAGGCCCGCGAGCTCAGCGCGGTATTGCGCGGCGTTGCGCCGCCGGCGTTCGATCACCGAGGGCAAGTGACGCAGGCGGATGCGCAGCACCTCGGCCTGAAGCGTGTCGAGCCGCGACACGATGCCCCATTCCTGGACGTCGCTGCGGTTGATCAGGCCGTGGTTGCGCAGACGGCGAATGCGCGCGGCGAGCTCGGCATCGGCCGTGACGAGAAAGCCGGCGTCGCCCGCGGCATTGAGATTCTTCAGCGGATGCGCGGAGAAGCAGCCGAACGTTCCCATGGTGCCGCTCATGCGGCTGTCATAGGTCGAGCCGACGGCCTGCGCGCTGTCCTCGATCACGGCGAGTGCGTGCTTGCTGGCGATCGCCATCAGCGGGTTCATGTCGGCCATGCGCCCGGTCAGGTGCACCGGCATGATCGCCTTGGTCCGTGGGGTCACGGCGGCCTCGACCGCGGCCGGATCGATGTTCTGGTCCGGCAGCACGTCCGCAAAGACGGGCGTGGCGCCGACCGCGATGATCGCGGCGGTCGATGCCACGAACGAATTCGGCGGGGTGATGACCTCGTCGCCGGGACCGATGTCGAGCGCCCGCATGGCGAGGATCAGCGCATCGGTGCCGGAGTTCAGCGTCACCACACGCGGCGAGCCGAGATAGGCGGACAGCTCTTCCTCAAGCTTCCCGACCGCGGCGCCGCCGATGAAGTCGCCGCGGGAGAACACGCCCTCGACCGCCTGCATGATCTCGGTGCGCTCTTCCTCGAATTGTGCGGGAAGATTGACGTAACCGATGCGGCGGCGGCCGGTGTCAGCGTCCATGGCAGAACTTCCGAACGGTCTCGATGACGCGATCCTGCTGCGCGCGCGTCAGATGCTGGTCCACGGGGAAGCTGATGACTTCCTTCGCATGGCGGTCGGTGACCGGGAAGGTGCCGGGGGCGTAGCCGAGATGCTTGAGGCCTTCCTGCTGATACAGCGGGATCGGGTAGTGGATCTTGGCTTCGATGCCGTTGTCCAGACAGTGCTTGTAGAGCTCGTCGCGGCGCTCGGCGAACACCATGTAGAGGTGGTAGACGTGTTTCACGTTGGGCCGGCGCGGCGGGATGCGCAGGCCGGGCAAGCCGGCGAGGCCCGCATCGTAGTAGGCCGCGTTCTCGATCCGGCGCCGCGTGATCTCGCTGGTCTGGCCGATCAGCCAGTTGCCGACCACCGCCTGGAGCGAATCCAGCCGCGAATTGCAGCCGAGGATCGCGATCTCGTCGCGGTTCTTCATGCCGTGGTTGCGGATGAGGCGGAGCCGCTCGTTCATCCCGTCGTCATTGGTGACGACGACGCCGGCATCGCCCCAGACATTGAGGTTCTTGAGCGGATGCAGGGAGAAGCCGGCCGCAATGCCGTGGGTGCCGGAGCGCTTCCCTGCAAACTCGGACAGGATGCCCTGGCAGGCATCCTCGACGACGGGCAGATTATGGCGCTGGGCGATCGCCATCAGCTTGCCCATGTCGGTAACCTCGCCGGTCAGCTGAACCGGCATGATCGCCTTGGTCTTCTTGGTGATGGCGGCTTCGACCTGGTCGACGTTCATGCAGAAGGAATCGTCGCAGTCGACCAGCACGGGCGTTGCGCCTGTTTCAGCGATGGCGCCGACGGTGGCGATGAACGTATTGGCGGCCGTGATGACCTCGTCGCCATGGCCGATGCCGAGCGCCTTGAGCGGCAGCTTGAGCGCGTCGGTGCCGGATCCGACGCCGATGGCGTGACGCACGCCGATCAGTTCGGCAAAGCGACGCTCGAATTCGGCGACCGGCTTGCCAAGAGTGAAATCACCGGTCGCCACCAGGCGGCCGATCTCGGCCAGGATCGGAGCGGGGTCGGCGAATTGCTCGAGCAGATAGGAATATCGAACGTCGTACATGTGACCCGTCAGGTGGAATGAAGTTGAGGAGAGGAGGTGTGCGAGGCGGCAAGCGCGCGCTCGATCGAGGTCGCGATCGCGTTGGGGGCAAGGCCGTGCTTCTTCAGCAGCGAATCCTGCGAACCATAATTGTGCATGAAGCGGTCCGGCAGCGACAGCCGCAGCATCGCGGGCAGACCCGAACCGAGCTTGTCGATCAGCGCCTCCGCGACCGCGCTGCCGAGGCCGCCGGAGGGTACGTGCTCCTCGAGCGTCGCGACGAGCCTGGTGCCGCGGATCGCCTGCAGCAGCGCCTCGGTATCGAGCGGCTTCACCGTATGCATGTGCAGGATGCCGACGCGAATGCCTTGTGCGGCCAGCAGGTCGGCTGCGGCCAGCGCCCGCTGCAGCATGATGCCGGTGGTCACCATGAGGACGTCGCCCGGCGGCCGCATCAGGATGGCCTTGCCGATCTCGAAGCCGTGCTCGGCCTTGGAGACGATGGCATCGCCGCCCTTGCCGAGCCGGATGTAGATCGGGCCGGTCCAGTCGAGCGTCTGCTCCATCATGCGCGCCGCCTCGTCGGCATCGCACGGGCAGACCACCGTCATGTTCGGCAGCGCCCGCATGATCGCGATGTCCTCGATCGCCTGGTGGGTCGGACCGAGCGGCGCGTAGACGAGCCCGCCGCCATTGGCGATCAGCCGCACCGGCAGATTGTGCAGGCAGAGGTCGACGGCCACCTGTTCGTAGCAGCGCCGGGTGAGGAAGGTCGCGATGGTGTTGACGTAGGGCACGAAGCCCTCCATCGCGAGTCCTGCCGACATGCCGATGATGTGCGCTTCCGAAATGCCCTCGATCAGATGGCGCTTGGGAAACTCCTTGCTCATCGCGCGCAAGGTGCCCGCGCCTGGATCGGAGCCGATGTAAAGCACTCGCTCGTCGCGCGCGGCGAGCTTGTGGACCATGTTCATGGCTGTGTTGCGCATGGGGAGCCGATCAAAAATCGCCGACGGCGACGCGGATGGCGTCCAGCTCGCTGTCGGTCAGCTTGTTCTTGTGATGCCAATCGGCGTTGGACTCTGCCGCCGGCAGACCCTTGCCCTTGACGGTATGGCAGATGATCGCGGTGGGCTTGCCCGGAACGGTCGGAACCTGCTTCAGGACGGTGCGCAGGGTGCCGACGTCGTGGCCATTGAGCTCCTGCACGGCGAAGCCGAAGCTGCGCCATTTGTCCGCAAGCGGCTCCAGCGGCAGGACGTAGTCGGTCGGGCCGTAGCTCTGCAGCTTGTTGCAGTCGATCAGCGCGACCAGATTGTCGAGCCCGTGCTTGGCCGCGCCCATGGCGGCTTCCCACACCGATCCCTCGTTGATCTCGCCATCGCCGAGCAGCACGAAAGTCCGGTAGGTGCGCTCGCGCATGCGTGCGGCGAGCGCGAGGCCGACACCGATCGACAGGCCATGGCCAAGCGCGCCGGTCGACGCCTCGACCCCCGGCACCATGCCGTATTCGGGATGTCCGCCCAAAATGCTGTCGGGACCGCAGAAGCCGTCGAGCTCCGACAGGGGGAAGAAGCCGCGATCGGCCAAGAGCGCATAGAGCGCCAGACAACCGTGTCCCTTGCTGAGGATCGCGCGGTCGCGGTTGGGATCGCGCGGGTCCTTCGGATCGATCCGCAGCACGTCGTCATAGAGCACGCGCACCATCTCGATCAGCGACAGCGCGGGACCGACATGTCCGCGTCCGGCCGAGCGGACAGAACCGAGTACCAGGCGGCGCAAATAAAGGCTGCGCTCGTCCAGCGTGCAGGTGAGGGCGGCTTCAGCGTGGGGTGAGATCTGGATCACGTTGGCAAATCATTTGGTGGAGCCGGCGGGCTTTGTCGAGCTGTCCGGCAAGGCGAACCGTCAGATCGCCACCTTGCGCAGCCAGGGCACGCCGGGAGCGGCTTTCCGGCAAATAGGCATTCAGGACAATCAGGCACCAAATCGCCCCGAACACAGGATACAGTACGTCACGGCGGATCGCAAACGCGTCATCCCCAGCTTCGAAGGCACGCGAGAGCCGTTCGATCAATCGGTTCGCACTGGCTTCGGGCAGATCGCTGCCTGGGTGAATCGCGGTGTCGGACACGAGTTTGACGGGAT
This genomic stretch from Bradyrhizobium sp. CCGB12 harbors:
- a CDS encoding lysylphosphatidylglycerol synthase transmembrane domain-containing protein, which translates into the protein MKRPAKALATLAKFAVSIGILVLLLRSQDLSSLKADLLAVKLNMLALAVLLLFAQTFILCHRWILILRAMSVPLGWLAGWRILIISTFFNQVLPAGGDAVRIWMLRRNGVQWSQTIGSIVADRFLALLALGAVILAGMPFLLPRIRDNSLVFAIVIVLVFACFGLVALVTLERWPSRMIAALPARVVEFAMLVRAPLLAAEGRGMLIAAAIVINLIMVTACYVLAIGLDAPLSPLDAFVLVPLVILSSAVPISIGGWGVREGAMVAALGLVGIASDKALAISVLLGLSGLIVGLFGGLVWLVAPERASFSKVRAGAGAERTDAAPV
- a CDS encoding WbuC family cupin fold metalloprotein, giving the protein MGSSSSNEAGLHRPTSLRAQNPEVYYSDDAIVTADDATIAELKRIAAGNPRLRSRLCTHPDPSSGLHEMLIVHHREAYVRPHKHFGKPESFHVIEGKAQVVIFEDDGRIRDVLEMAPYGQGKRCYYRMPEQVFHSILITSEWLVFHETTAGPFDPSRTAFPDWAPDGSDAAAVEVYVTRTGTLAAEHLARR
- a CDS encoding class I SAM-dependent methyltransferase, which encodes MAEINLLQPMHASTKRNYVQRVVEHDKAESATVARQWGRDYWDGDRRYGYGGYRYDGRWRPLAQTLIDRYGIKPGMSVLDVGCGKGYLLYEFTQLVPDVTIAGIDISDYGIANAKEEVRPQLKVGSAVELPYADHSFDLVVSLGVLHNLPLEDVFRAVTEIERVGRGASKYLMVESFRNESEKANLLYWQLTCLSFHGPETWAWIYDKCGYRGDHGFIFFE
- a CDS encoding LIC12192 family sporadic carbohydrate cluster protein; its protein translation is MAERAGHRGYIGARPLNGSRTPQHVQNIVIRDYARRKNLQYLLSAVEHIMPGSYMVLEDIVDELPRLNGLILYSIFMLPPDEARRREIYDRVLREGCDLHAAVEEITLSSREGIQAVEDILLVNKYATIL
- a CDS encoding sporadic carbohydrate cluster 2OG-Fe(II) oxygenase, whose translation is MIDTDFLQADEQALAQRFIDNGFVTTPADDRAGLDRIQRRAAELAADYLKLPHSNDPYAMLDTIHTRVSVDDLNGLRLHVFNGLNAEPWFRPTYFRLARSTIETIVGNELCMQRRVNLSIQMPGDDSSLLATHSDVWSGDSPFEVVVWVPLVNVHRTKAMYLLPPSLNGDMQDRMASLRSAEELYKTIKPHATFIEIPYGHVMLFNQTLMHGNRINEEPGTRWSMNCRFKSIMSPYADKRFGEFFEPILLRPATRVGMQYKLPGGFHG
- a CDS encoding DegT/DnrJ/EryC1/StrS aminotransferase family protein, producing the protein MDADTGRRRIGYVNLPAQFEEERTEIMQAVEGVFSRGDFIGGAAVGKLEEELSAYLGSPRVVTLNSGTDALILAMRALDIGPGDEVITPPNSFVASTAAIIAVGATPVFADVLPDQNIDPAAVEAAVTPRTKAIMPVHLTGRMADMNPLMAIASKHALAVIEDSAQAVGSTYDSRMSGTMGTFGCFSAHPLKNLNAAGDAGFLVTADAELAARIRRLRNHGLINRSDVQEWGIVSRLDTLQAEVLRIRLRHLPSVIERRRRNAAQYRAELAGLPLFIPPCRNIEFNTFHTFVVQTDRRNDFQKYLADKGIETAIHYPVPIHLQPSAAHLGHGRGAFPVTERQADQILTLPINQFLSAADISYICATAREYFA
- a CDS encoding DegT/DnrJ/EryC1/StrS aminotransferase family protein; translation: MYDVRYSYLLEQFADPAPILAEIGRLVATGDFTLGKPVAEFERRFAELIGVRHAIGVGSGTDALKLPLKALGIGHGDEVITAANTFIATVGAIAETGATPVLVDCDDSFCMNVDQVEAAITKKTKAIMPVQLTGEVTDMGKLMAIAQRHNLPVVEDACQGILSEFAGKRSGTHGIAAGFSLHPLKNLNVWGDAGVVVTNDDGMNERLRLIRNHGMKNRDEIAILGCNSRLDSLQAVVGNWLIGQTSEITRRRIENAAYYDAGLAGLPGLRIPPRRPNVKHVYHLYMVFAERRDELYKHCLDNGIEAKIHYPIPLYQQEGLKHLGYAPGTFPVTDRHAKEVISFPVDQHLTRAQQDRVIETVRKFCHGR
- a CDS encoding transketolase family protein, translating into MRNTAMNMVHKLAARDERVLYIGSDPGAGTLRAMSKEFPKRHLIEGISEAHIIGMSAGLAMEGFVPYVNTIATFLTRRCYEQVAVDLCLHNLPVRLIANGGGLVYAPLGPTHQAIEDIAIMRALPNMTVVCPCDADEAARMMEQTLDWTGPIYIRLGKGGDAIVSKAEHGFEIGKAILMRPPGDVLMVTTGIMLQRALAAADLLAAQGIRVGILHMHTVKPLDTEALLQAIRGTRLVATLEEHVPSGGLGSAVAEALIDKLGSGLPAMLRLSLPDRFMHNYGSQDSLLKKHGLAPNAIATSIERALAASHTSSPQLHST
- a CDS encoding 1-deoxy-D-xylulose-5-phosphate synthase N-terminal domain-containing protein yields the protein MIQISPHAEAALTCTLDERSLYLRRLVLGSVRSAGRGHVGPALSLIEMVRVLYDDVLRIDPKDPRDPNRDRAILSKGHGCLALYALLADRGFFPLSELDGFCGPDSILGGHPEYGMVPGVEASTGALGHGLSIGVGLALAARMRERTYRTFVLLGDGEINEGSVWEAAMGAAKHGLDNLVALIDCNKLQSYGPTDYVLPLEPLADKWRSFGFAVQELNGHDVGTLRTVLKQVPTVPGKPTAIICHTVKGKGLPAAESNADWHHKNKLTDSELDAIRVAVGDF